TGACCTTAAAACTCTGCTTGTAAAAGGATTTTTGGAGGAGATAATTCTAGGAACACGAGAAGCGTCCGCAAGATTTAGGATGCGGATaatcaaaaacaataaaacagcaGTTAGAATCAAAACAACTGCCACCGCCATCTTCCAAGCAGGAATTCAAGAATGCTCTTCTTGTGATTTAAAGTGTCACGCAAAGTTGCTGCAACGTAACGCAACCGTGACAGGGCATTTTACAACCAAATTTTTAGGAATTCTTTGAGTTCCAAATGTATTTCAAAAGCAACGCAATAACAATCCCAATAACAATCATACAGAGAAAATAAAGCAACAATCTtggaaacaaatgaaaatattacGAGAGAGACTTGATGTACATCGAGATGTGATCCAACCAATAAAGAATAACAACGTaaactagtaatagttctcactaaagctgcccccgcttttttcgtaaaatgtttatttttctcacccTTTTTTTGGTTATGTAAcaggtttggttatttgaatcaatctggaaaatttcatataaaaatagcaacttttcactacactcaatgcattcactagcacgcgtaccCCCTTAGATAACagtgaaatcattcacgcattgtagtaaaaactaatcctattggttgaacgcgatcttccatttccgatctCTGTCACTTTGCCCCGCGACTGGCGTTACATTTTACACTAAtactgagactcacttccggtcgaaaacatcaacgagaaaaaataaaatggcaataattccaacaataccttgagcatgtgctaaaaaaaAGCTCCAtgaattcatttctcacagctaaatttgataaatgtggaaaaaacaaacacgataTTTTTCCAAGAAAAGTATCCgacgcacaagaaaaagttcgaggaatgcttaaagctgaattcatgaaatggctttttcgtttcggcattattaaacttaggcttcaactGAGGTATTAGCGTattcaaaacgtgagataaacttctttccatgctgacgcgtgacacgctacccaaaagcgacctctacACCTCTAATATGCCAATTTCtctaaaccagttttttgtccttttctcaatcactgaataaatttttggattgtggtgtgagtctttcgcgcccagttaggtttgatttgtgtctgacaaatccaagtgtgaccgtatctttcggttTAAGACATCGATGAGCGATGCGAGTTTCTACATCGGATGGACgtcgatgcgatttttcagcaaataaacttacgatatgAACGAGCTATAtgagtttctgcaattttagctcatttttttttcatttaattacagCTCTTCCCTTTCCACTTCAGAATCTCGTGCAAAGATTCCGCTCCCAGACTCCTTCGAGTGTTTCTTCGACCCCCAACGAAGTTTCGGCAATCCCTTGCCAACTTTTCGGCAATACCTTGCGAGCCCTGTTCTTcaaaaatcgagattttttctggtactgtgaaattttccttcctAATACGCGGGGACCTCTAGGATGCCTCctccgcagggttttggcccagacggccaaaaccctgcgggggcaaaaaTAACGTAAAAAAGAGTTGCGTTCACTCTTATGGACTTTGTAATGCGATACCTGATCGAAAAGAATTTTCtaaggttaaatttttttcctttctgtaAAAAGAATTCGATCGTGACTAAAACACCACATAAGTATATACGAGTAACGCACTAGTACATACGAGTAACATGCGAGTACACACGAGTAGCCTACGAGTAACACACGAGTACACACGAGTAACACACGGTGCTTGCAGCCGCCGTACGAGAGGCAGTCAAAATTTGGCTGTCCTACCGAAACGACTCGATAATTGACTTTTTCTTCATAGCtaacaaaaataaaggcaATGCTAAAGTTGCCTTGGCCTCTTCTAATTGTTAAGTTGAGAATTCCGCTTTTTGACGAGGAACAGcatatttttctcaaaatgaCACAACTATTACCCTACCTGGCGACACTCCACAACCTACGAGAGAGTTGCCACGCCGGAAGCCGGTGAGCCATTTTTGGAGCCAAATTGCAAGCTTAGAgacacaaaatgtttcatAGTTTTCACTTTTTACAGTCTGATATCGTTTTGGAAATTGTCccttttcatgaatattaaatgtaTTTTCCAGTGagataattaacaatttttcctcgagcccgaatgggctatgagtcaaaagcccatgaggccgaaggccgaatgggctatagactcagaggctatgagggcgagaggaataattgttttagtaaaatccaactagttggtcaaaaactATCGAGACTAaccatctttcgcaagttaaagctagacatcaatcctatTTTAATCCTATTCAAATTTCAGGCGTGCCAGCCGTATACAATAGGCATAAATAGATTGTGCTCGGCAACTTTTCAGCAACTTTTAGCGTTTTGAGCAACTCCTTGTAGTACCAGCAACCTAGGTCAACTTTTGCCTTCCttggcaacttttgagcaacaaaTTGATATAAAACCGATCCAAAGCATTAAAAGGTCATTTCATTTCGAAGGATTTTATTAAAACTTGTTTTATCAATACTGATATTATTACAACTAAGgatatataataaaataacactTGCATTACGTCCACGAAATCTGGACAGCGGCTATCTAAGTAAGCCCATCCAAGTAAACTTTGCAAGGTTGACTAGTTAGAAACTTTAACTAGAAAATACTTATCTATTATTGAAGTTATGTTGAATTTAAAGAGTATATTGATTACAACATAGTATTTATATTTGTCATATAACAATGGCTTTTGGCCTCTTTTAATGATTGTAAGAATatttgatgaaaatgtttaaatggcaacaaacaaacaaacacgtTTTGAGTATTTATCTAAAACAAATCAACTCTAGAGAGCAAGCAACTTTTCTAAATTTTGGTGGCAACTTTTTGATATTTGAGCAACTTTAGGGTATAGGATTTGAACCCACTACTGTCCGCATATTAGTCGGAgactcaaccaactgagccacccgGACTGCTGTTGCTGTCATATCACTTTTTGATCGGTATAACGATCACGAATTTACACCGCGTTTAACAGACCAAGTTATGATTGGCTCTCATAAACCCTTAGGAAATTAACCAATTATACATAGCTTCCGATTGGCTGAGAGGATCCTGCAGGCAGTAACCATAAAAAATAGCTAGCTATGTGAATATTTGACGTACCTGTCACAGATAAGCGGAATATTTCTGCTTATGGGCATCTGTCCACATAATTATGTTAAAAATCCAAGCTGCTCTGTGTGGCTTCATCGTTGACTCGCCCCTTTCCCCCCTATGTTAATGACCGAAAAAATGGCGGCCCTCGCCTTTGTGCGCTAACTCAGAAATTGACTTTAGGAGCTGGGGTTTGTGGTATTCATTTTCAAGTCTGCGGAGGAGTGGTAGAACTACATAATCTCTAACCATTTgactgttttttgtttgtttttctactTGCCAATTACAAGCTTAGTGGAATCAAATATTGTGACCTTTTACACACATCTGTTTATCCGcaaccgccatcttgaaagaTCACGACCTCTGTCTCCCTGGGATGAAACTTGTATCCGCTAATTGGAAGCAGATGAGAGTGTGTTGCTTGACCTCGGGCCATGTATCAAATTAGGCCGCCAAGTTTATCACTTTTATTGACTTAAAACGCTGACATGTAGAGAAGTAACTAATATGAGAGCAACAAGATAAAAAGTTTCTTATTCTTCTCTTGCTGAAGTCCCAGACTGTCTCATTGACGTTCGACTTGAGCTGAGGGCGGCAGGAAACACCACAGGTCAGAATGAACTCCAGCGAAGGCTTACACCGGAATGTGCAGTCCTCTCCAACGAACTTCTCTTCATTAGTTACCACTAGTTCCACAGCTAACACATTATCCGGAGAGTCAGCGGAATTCAGAACTCTGAAATTGTTTCTATACTTCTCAATTTTAACGCTTAGTTCTATTGGCAATGGTATGGTATTCTATTTGATTTGCCGCAATCGACGTCTTCGTCAAACGCCGTCAAACATGCTTTTGCTAAACCTCAGCGCTTGCGACTTTCTCACACCGCTGCTCAGCATTCCGTTTGACTTGGTGCTCGAGGAAAGAGGATATGTTTGGCCGTACGGCGCGTTCTTATGCCACGTTTTGTGGCCGGCGTCAACACTTACCGCCACACTATCAGCTCTAACATTGTCAGTGATATCCTTGGATAGGTAAGTTGCAGATTTCTCTTTCAATTTTCCTCATCACAGTCACATCTTGTAGTCTGTTAAGTTTACTCGCCTTTGACCAGCTCCCGCTGAGACATCTCGATATCTCTATGATGTAACACTGAGTTTCTCGGCAGCCAAATGGCACGCTTCAAGCACTTGCTTGAGCAACTGGGCAACAATGTCGCCTAGGTATGGAAGCGTTTTTGCCAAACTTTGCGCTGTAATCGAACCGCACCCTCCTGTTCACGACATATCCATTAAGGAGTACTTTTGCCATCTCAAGGCCGTGTAAGAACAGCCCAGACCAGAAATGAATTACTCATGTTTCCTCAAAGATGAAAGCTAGAACTTGAAAAGAATTATTGATCATATATACTATTAATAATTTCTTCAAGCTGTAACCCAGTGAAATAAGTGAAGTTTAACTCCAGTTAGTGACGCTTGAGAACAGTTTTTCGCTGATGTGAAAATATTGACCATTTGCTCCTGAAAAATCCTATTCAAGGGCTGTTTATTGCAAGATGTTCTCTTTAAAACGGAAATCGTGATCCAAACTGAAAGACTATATTCATTTtaaagttacttttttttaattgtcttGATCATTACTTATAAACTTATCTCACATTTTACagttgaaaaacatgaaatttcattactGTTGCTATCGCAGATTTACATATTACAGGATTAAAGGAATTGAAAGGCTCTGAAAGGCTCTCGTGATATCTCAGCTAATTAACATTCCGTTGCAGTAAACTCCACACGGAAAAATTCTTGCCTCTATTCGTAAGACTTCCCGACAAAAATTTGTCCGAGAGATCAGGAATAAACCGGAAAACGCGGGAAGCCTAATTCAAATTACGCCTACACTAATTTACTATTAGGTTTGCCTTGCAGATTAATGTTTTCGCTTTTCTTAAATCTACGTGCAGAATCTTTAATAGGAAATTAAAGTAACGATTTGACAGAAAATTGTTTGGTTTATGACTGAGTTTacctttcaaagaaatttctcagcaaaaagttgcaaaaattgcttcatttcgtgaaaaatgatgaaattagTTAACATATTTCTTTCGTGGAGTTCTTATTATTAAATACTATAACaagtaaaggaaaaattaaaccttttaattttaatcttcTCCACTGCCAGACTACTGTCAAACCGTCTTCAAGACGATACTTAAGGAATTGACAGTGTGGAGCATAAAACTTCCTATTTACTTAGTACAACTGCATCCTTTCAGCGGTACTTCAGAGGGATCAAACACTTATAGAATTAATTTTACGTTTATAGTGAACGGCAAAACACCAGATATCCGGCTTATCTGTAGATCTCACTTTCAAAAATTCCTTGTaatgaaaagacaagaaataGTTGAAATAAAACAGAATTCGTTTACTTTGCGCAAATAGTAACTGTTATTGTAAGTCTAATATTTCCCGTTAGACGTCAAACACACCAAGTTTTCAGAGGATAGAAACAATTTTCGGTCCAAAATGACGGCATCTTACCCTGTTTTTCACGGCAACCATATATGACATATCTTTGCCAAGCGTATACTAGAAAGCTCTTATGTAACTAACGTGTAGTAAATTTTCACCTGTTTAGGCCGCTCGATTTTGCGCAAAATGCACTGTTTTTGATCCCTAGATATATTTTTCCCCATTGCATGTCCGCTGAATCCGTAATTCAgtaaaaacatgtgaaaaaaaagcaatcaaGCAACAAAGCATGAGTTGTTCTCGTGATCCCCTCGCCGACCCTGGGAACTACTGTCTCAGCAATCTTTCTCTCAAGAGGTCGCCCTTgacttttttcaaatgaaaaaattaacacCATCCCTGCTGGTGAAAGTTCCAGCTTTTTTCGAGTCTTCCTCTGAAAGCAGAGGGACTGTGACAACGCTAGGAAGATTTTAATCTTCGGCGGTATATTGGCAACTCGAACTGTCGAATTGAAGTATTTTTCACGTGAATTGAGGTTATATGAAGCTTGACTAACCAAGATTGGGGAGTTTTAGCAATAACAACAGCAACGGCAAGAAAAACgttacttgaaaataaatacttttataaaataactaagatagtacgcgcgctctgattggccgagaggcgtgtttgcatgagagtatgtaaacacgcttgtgtgatgtaagttgtacacacgccacatcgaaagagagtttaaattttgattggtcagagtcagtttaaattttgattgatcagagttttgattggtcagttgaaaaatcccattgtcaaattgatgttgtaggaagatacgttttgacaagtaaaatgaatttttcatcttttcccgcgttgtagttttaagagaaagttattttacaaaagcaatagaaaacttttttcctgtgtttgcatagcctgatataaacactcgaggggttgggagaattctcgacagttatgcaaaccctcgacttcgtctcgggtttgcataaatgtctcgaattctcccaacccctctcgtgtttatatcaggctatgcaaacacggaaaacgttttctattgcttaagtgTAATTGTAGCTATATTTTGCGATTACATCATCTTGTTTGCAGTTTTAATATAAGGTTGGCGATTAACACTACAACTGGCTTGGTCTACGCACCGTTAATTAAATTAACTTCAGACAGGAGCCCATCTGATGGAATGAATTAAGGATTTACGGTTGTAcgctcaagttgtcatcaaaacagtaaatgtggtaatttttcgttgttgttttgcagagggcggcacggacttgttcataagtgcgtgccgcacgtgcagcacgcttatttttcctcactcgaccaatcaaattcttgatTTGAGGTTTTTCCGTTGACGTTCTAGCCGTTGATGCCAAAGCTCCCTTCTACAAGAACGtcgcaaatttgcatatttaacaaagTAAAACGGCGGTTGTTTTGCATGTTTTGCACGagctgtttttatttttgaacatttcacagccgttctctttctttccaatgaaatgatctgttttgcAATTGAATGGACGACTTGAGCGAttggaaagtttttttttacattttgcttCCTTTCTCCAAACCGCCGATGCTGATTTCACTCcaggaaagtttgaaaatcttttgCAACCACAATGACAGGGGCGAATCTAGGGGAGGGGTACAATGGCGATAACGTTATTTCCTAATAGTGCACCTATCCCAAGACAAATCCTGGATTCGCCCCTGAATGACCTGGAATAAGCGAGAACTTATTGCAAAACCGCGAAGTTAGTAATTCCGATTAACATAACTCTTGCTATCATCATACCTTTTCAAACTCACTAAAATCTCAAAGAATTCACCAGATGCCCGCTTTTCTGGCATccttattatttcatttttgatgATTCAAACGGTTATTTCCTCGACAGATTCCGCCTTCTAATGCATCCGTTTACACCAAGACTCACAAAGACTCAAATCAAATTCCTGATTGCTGGTATTCATCTATTGTCTCTCTCAGTTATTGTGCCTTACGTCGTCTTCCTCAAACTTGAAGACCACAAGTGCATCGAACAGTGGCCCAAGCTTTGGTATAGGCAAGTGTACACGCTGGTTTTATTTATGACACAATATGCCTTGCCTCTCTTCTTTATGACAACAGTGTATGCTCTCGCTTTGATAAAACTATATAATGTTACAAGCAATGCCAGTTCGATGCGAGTCAAAGAAGAGAATACATCTTCCCGAAGGTCACGAGAAGTGTCTGTAAACCCTCGGGGAGTTTCCGCTAATTCTCGAGACGTTTCTGATAATTCACGGAAGGTCTCGGAAAGTTTACGAACATCCTCCGAAAATTCGCGACAAGTCTCTATCAATTCGCGGGAAGCCTCGGCGAACTCATGCAAGGTTACAGTCAGCTCGCGGAAATCGTCGGTTATCTCCCGGAAAGTTTCCAGTAGTTCTCAATTAGGCTGCGAAACGAGCAATGATCTCTTCAGCAACGGAAATCGAATTCGTCGGCTGAGTTCTCGAGTGGCGTACAATGTGAAGCAGGGATGTGAAATTGATTCCAATGTACGTGTAACCAAATTGTTTATCGCTATCGtagcaatttttgccatttttatgCTACCTAACCAAGTGCTATGGTTGTGGATTGATTTTGGAGCTGGACTTCGTCATGAACGACTAAACATCGTCAAGATTATCTGCTGGCTTTTTACCTACACCAACTGCGTATGCAATCCTGTTATTTTTATAACTTTCTTCAAAGACTTCAGGTCAGAGGTTGTGGCATTGCCGAAGAGACTTTGGAAAAGACCTAGCTCTCGCTTGAGCGTGTCTCGATGGAGTTCTCATGAAAGTGAGAACACTTCGCCTGCATCACCGGTTAATATTCTTTCTACTTTGAAGGAAAACGAGAGTTGTATGGTTTAGACCAGATTTCATTCCAAAACAGATTCACCTTAACCAATCCAATCGATATTTCACGAGCACGTGCTTGTTCCCACCTTTCGTTCAaagctctgattggttgattgtCGTTGcctgctgtgattggtcagctTTCGGGATGTAACGTAGTTGATAGATCCATGACTTATCTCAGACACAAGAATGTTCATCTCTTTAAATGTTTTCTTACAATAACTGTACTTAActttaaaaatgaataattttctcCATTTAGAAGACATTACAAAGCATTTCCTGTACTACATTCCTAAACTATTGCGACagtatttgaaaataatttacggTGACACTCCACTAAGTAAAATGTCGTTTGCAGCTGACGTCACGGTAGCATATTAGCAGCTGGTTATTGcttgaatggatactccaaaatatggtgagacacttcgtgacgcaTAAACAGgcacaagcagataaacgacaccctatttaggcagagaataactgctgggtcagccactgatctctagttattaggtctaagcgccggctcgaaatggttagctttcataaattgttctggttacaccataattaaacttagtaaacctttggtaagactactaagatcggttggtactttatatacataagtttaagtgtctcaccatattttggagtatccattctattCACAACCATAAGCAGCTAAAAAGAGAAATGGCGGCCACCTGTGTGGAACGAAAATCCTATCGCGAATTGAActtaaaggcccaccttcatccaagactcattgcggtcgtttgtttttgttttgaatctctctGTTGTTCaaacgcgtgatctgattggctgaacgcactcaagcagttcgaaaaggcc
This portion of the Acropora palmata chromosome 13, jaAcrPala1.3, whole genome shotgun sequence genome encodes:
- the LOC141864276 gene encoding RYamide receptor-like: MNSSEGLHRNVQSSPTNFSSLVTTSSTANTLSGESAEFRTLKLFLYFSILTLSSIGNGMVFYLICRNRRLRQTPSNMLLLNLSACDFLTPLLSIPFDLVLEERGYVWPYGAFLCHVLWPASTLTATLSALTLSVISLDRFRLLMHPFTPRLTKTQIKFLIAGIHLLSLSVIVPYVVFLKLEDHKCIEQWPKLWYRQVYTLVLFMTQYALPLFFMTTVYALALIKLYNVTSNASSMRVKEENTSSRRSREVNDLFSNGNRIRRLSSRVAYNVKQGCEIDSNVRVTKLFIAIVAIFAIFMLPNQVLWLWIDFGAGLRHERLNIVKIICWLFTYTNCVCNPVIFITFFKDFRSEVVALPKRLWKRPSSRLSVSRWSSHESENTSPASPVNILSTLKENESCMV